The Sagittula sp. P11 genome window below encodes:
- a CDS encoding prephenate/arogenate dehydrogenase family protein, which produces MSEHYGKVALIGLGLIASSMAWAMKRAGMTTEIRGYARSAETRETARRLGFCNVVCDSAEEAVADADLIVLATPVGVMGHVAEAIAPHLKPGATVTDVGSVKRTVIAEVSPHLPDSVHFVPGHPMAGTEHSGPDAGFASLFDNRWCLIVPVETAPEDAVARLEQYWQALGANTERMDPEHHDLVCAVVSHIPHLIAYTMVGVADDLSRVSDQEVIKFSAAGFRDFTRIAASDPTMWRDVFLTNKGATLEILGRFTEELFALQRAIRTGDGEQLHAYFTRTRAIRRGILQAGQDTDKPDFGRIEVKR; this is translated from the coding sequence ATGAGCGAGCACTACGGGAAGGTCGCGCTGATCGGCCTGGGGCTGATTGCAAGCTCCATGGCCTGGGCGATGAAACGGGCGGGCATGACGACGGAGATCCGGGGCTATGCCCGCTCTGCCGAAACGCGGGAGACGGCGCGCCGGCTTGGGTTCTGCAATGTCGTGTGTGACAGCGCCGAGGAGGCCGTAGCGGACGCCGACCTGATCGTGCTGGCGACGCCTGTGGGCGTGATGGGCCACGTGGCAGAGGCCATCGCACCGCATCTGAAACCCGGGGCGACCGTGACGGACGTGGGATCGGTGAAGCGGACCGTGATCGCGGAAGTCTCTCCGCATCTGCCCGACAGCGTGCACTTCGTCCCAGGCCACCCCATGGCCGGGACGGAGCATTCGGGGCCGGACGCGGGCTTTGCCAGCCTGTTCGACAACCGCTGGTGCCTGATCGTTCCGGTGGAAACGGCGCCGGAAGACGCGGTGGCCCGGCTGGAGCAGTACTGGCAGGCGCTGGGCGCCAACACCGAACGCATGGACCCGGAGCACCATGACCTCGTCTGTGCCGTGGTCAGCCACATACCGCACCTGATCGCCTACACGATGGTGGGCGTTGCCGACGACCTGAGCCGCGTGTCGGACCAGGAAGTCATCAAGTTTTCCGCCGCCGGTTTCCGGGATTTTACGCGGATCGCGGCCTCTGACCCGACCATGTGGCGGGACGTGTTCCTGACCAACAAGGGGGCGACGCTGGAGATCCTCGGGCGCTTTACCGAGGAGCTCTTTGCGTTGCAGCGGGCGATCAGGACGGGCGACGGTGAGCAGCTTCACGCCTATTTCACCCGCACCCGGGCCATTCGGCGTGGCATTCTGCAGGCAGGTCAGGATACTGATAAACCAGACTTTGGCCGGATCGAGGTGAAGCGTTGA